One genomic segment of Mesoterricola silvestris includes these proteins:
- a CDS encoding UvrD-helicase domain-containing protein gives MTLRHPRPPVLERLGDAHCVIEASAGTGKTFTIEHLVVDLVLKGIPLERILVVTFTVKATQELRTRIRAKLQELVDLEVDDPTAESCWDLGEKELDALRAALLSFDRASISTIHGFCQQVLQDGAFESGRLFTQEQVSAEEAFDHVFKNLVRTRFAVGGETPFFQRVLDAAGGLPQLADFLRQLLKEKDALYQEGLDDLQGVLDRCDLDEARALLEEILLYRSVKDPKKRTQGPRVAALAQGGYSLAQVHHLQERLEVLLEIVPEHKASGFPDLLWQDRRREKLVLLRDYLGKGAAHPGLRELAGTCAVLARDFLALAGARYLPPLRDALSAYKRDQGFFDFGDMIELVHEGLLGPQGSPMVDRLRERFQVALIDEFQDTDHLQWDIFRRVFLEGPGQRLILVGDPKQAIYGFRSGDLPTYLRAVEEVKARTGRDPEVLDTNFRSTGPLIQAYCQVFEGAPGSPFFTEGNAGLWKGAVACGKRDLALTGPDGTPLPAIRVLETPGDKPARARKELAGRLAQVLRETLEAPPLFGRGDKAAPIRPEDIFVLTRTAAEGLQVAEALRGAGVPYAFFKQEGLFGTEEAKALRDLLVAIDAPLDEGARGRALLGPFFGLTFAETEACRELPETHPILRRLHGWRDLARERRYGDLFARILSESGVTQRLLFLEEGERVLTNVQHLAELLLAEAVRRHGTLRDLATVLQRWIDGLERPAVEDGDVQRLEREGGAVQILTMHKSKGLEAVVVAVYGGISTPRSSGAAYRYHDEALRRQVWVGGKDGAPGAIADAIAREDVEEWERLLYVALTRAKGQLILPHFTPAPPARGGNRSFHPEGDPKGPYGCVNRRLRNLLPGEAEPVPHPAFRRIPPPGTEPPPPPPVQARLATWNPQLPEPAAEPDFAALAQAGRPLWSFSYTSLERGLRERRDPADAEERTEMGYTPTPGDGPSGGARLGTLVHDLLEVIPLDSFGNRTFEAWRQDPAIQALLREIPREALTHVARWAWHALNGPLPLPDGTAAVLAQAGHVLRELAFLTPYPGRQDLLNGSMDVLFQWQGRAYVLDWKTDRSPAFDPETLGAAVQEKYRLQLMAYTVTACRFLGFGDEATYEAGFGGFLYVFLRGLPEEGVWTTRPTWTQVQRWEDELRRLDVESLIPAHAGGGRHA, from the coding sequence ATGACCCTCCGCCATCCCAGACCGCCCGTCCTGGAGCGCCTCGGCGACGCCCATTGCGTCATCGAGGCCAGCGCCGGCACCGGGAAGACGTTCACCATCGAGCACCTCGTGGTGGACCTCGTCCTCAAGGGCATCCCCCTGGAGCGGATCCTCGTGGTGACCTTCACCGTGAAGGCCACCCAGGAGCTCCGCACCCGGATCCGCGCCAAACTCCAGGAGCTGGTGGATCTCGAGGTGGACGACCCCACCGCCGAATCCTGCTGGGACCTGGGCGAAAAGGAGCTGGACGCGCTCCGCGCCGCCCTCCTGTCCTTCGACCGCGCCAGCATCTCCACCATCCACGGTTTCTGCCAGCAGGTGCTCCAGGACGGCGCCTTCGAGAGCGGCCGGCTCTTCACCCAGGAGCAGGTGAGCGCCGAGGAGGCCTTTGACCACGTCTTCAAGAACCTCGTCCGCACCCGTTTCGCCGTGGGCGGGGAGACGCCCTTTTTCCAGCGCGTCCTGGACGCCGCCGGAGGCCTGCCCCAGCTGGCCGACTTCCTCCGGCAGCTCCTCAAGGAGAAGGACGCCCTGTACCAGGAAGGCCTGGACGACCTCCAGGGCGTCCTGGACCGCTGCGACCTGGACGAAGCCCGCGCCCTGCTGGAGGAGATCCTTCTCTACCGTTCCGTCAAGGACCCCAAGAAGCGCACCCAGGGCCCCCGCGTGGCGGCCCTGGCCCAGGGCGGCTACAGCCTGGCGCAGGTCCACCACCTCCAGGAGCGCCTGGAGGTGTTGCTGGAAATCGTGCCCGAGCACAAGGCCTCCGGCTTCCCGGACCTGCTCTGGCAGGACAGGCGCCGGGAAAAGCTCGTTCTCCTCCGGGACTACCTTGGCAAGGGCGCCGCCCACCCGGGCCTGCGCGAACTGGCCGGCACCTGCGCCGTCCTGGCCAGGGATTTCCTGGCCCTGGCCGGCGCGCGCTACCTTCCGCCGCTCCGGGACGCCCTTTCCGCCTACAAGCGCGACCAGGGCTTCTTCGACTTCGGCGACATGATCGAACTGGTCCACGAAGGCCTCCTGGGTCCCCAGGGCAGCCCCATGGTGGACCGCCTCCGGGAGCGGTTCCAGGTGGCCCTCATCGACGAGTTCCAGGACACCGACCACCTGCAGTGGGACATCTTCCGCCGGGTGTTCCTGGAGGGCCCCGGCCAGCGCCTCATCCTCGTGGGCGATCCCAAACAGGCCATCTACGGCTTCCGCAGCGGGGACCTGCCCACCTACCTCCGGGCCGTGGAGGAGGTCAAAGCAAGGACCGGCCGGGACCCCGAGGTGCTGGACACCAACTTCCGTTCCACCGGGCCCCTCATCCAGGCCTATTGCCAGGTCTTCGAGGGCGCCCCGGGAAGCCCCTTCTTCACCGAGGGGAATGCCGGCCTCTGGAAGGGCGCCGTGGCCTGCGGCAAGCGCGACCTGGCCCTCACCGGCCCGGACGGGACGCCGCTGCCCGCCATCCGCGTCCTGGAGACGCCCGGCGACAAGCCCGCGCGAGCCCGGAAGGAACTCGCCGGGCGCCTGGCCCAGGTGCTCCGCGAAACCCTGGAGGCACCGCCCCTCTTCGGGCGCGGCGACAAGGCCGCCCCCATCCGGCCCGAGGACATCTTCGTGCTGACCCGCACCGCCGCCGAAGGGCTGCAGGTGGCCGAAGCCCTCCGGGGCGCCGGCGTGCCCTACGCGTTCTTCAAGCAGGAGGGTCTCTTCGGCACGGAGGAGGCGAAGGCCCTGCGCGACCTGCTGGTGGCCATCGACGCCCCCCTGGACGAGGGCGCCCGGGGCCGGGCCCTGCTGGGACCCTTCTTCGGGCTCACCTTCGCCGAGACCGAAGCCTGCCGGGAACTGCCCGAGACCCACCCCATCCTGCGCCGCCTCCATGGCTGGCGTGACCTGGCCCGGGAGCGCCGCTACGGCGACCTCTTCGCCCGCATCCTCAGCGAGAGCGGCGTCACCCAGCGGCTCCTCTTCCTGGAGGAGGGGGAACGCGTCCTCACCAACGTCCAGCATCTGGCCGAGCTCCTCCTGGCCGAGGCCGTGCGCCGCCACGGCACCCTGCGCGACCTGGCCACCGTCCTCCAGCGCTGGATCGACGGACTGGAGCGCCCCGCCGTGGAGGACGGCGACGTCCAGCGCCTGGAGCGCGAAGGGGGCGCCGTGCAGATCCTCACCATGCACAAGTCCAAGGGCCTGGAGGCCGTGGTGGTGGCGGTCTACGGCGGGATCTCCACCCCCCGGAGCAGCGGCGCCGCCTACCGCTACCACGATGAGGCCCTGCGCCGCCAGGTCTGGGTGGGCGGCAAGGACGGCGCCCCCGGCGCCATCGCCGACGCCATCGCCCGCGAGGACGTGGAGGAATGGGAGCGCCTCCTCTACGTCGCCCTCACCCGCGCCAAGGGCCAGCTCATCCTGCCCCACTTCACCCCGGCCCCCCCGGCCAGGGGCGGCAACCGCTCCTTCCACCCCGAAGGCGATCCCAAGGGCCCCTACGGCTGCGTCAACCGCCGCCTGCGGAACCTGCTGCCCGGCGAGGCGGAGCCCGTCCCGCACCCCGCCTTCCGCCGGATTCCGCCCCCCGGGACGGAACCCCCTCCGCCGCCGCCCGTCCAGGCCCGCCTCGCCACCTGGAACCCCCAGTTGCCGGAACCCGCGGCCGAGCCCGACTTCGCCGCACTTGCCCAGGCGGGCCGCCCCCTCTGGTCCTTCTCCTACACGTCCCTGGAGCGGGGCCTCCGCGAGCGCAGGGACCCCGCCGACGCCGAGGAGCGCACCGAAATGGGCTACACCCCCACCCCCGGCGACGGCCCCTCCGGCGGCGCCCGCCTGGGCACCCTCGTGCACGACCTCCTGGAGGTCATCCCCCTGGACAGCTTCGGGAACCGGACCTTCGAAGCCTGGCGCCAGGACCCCGCCATCCAGGCCCTCCTGCGGGAGATTCCCCGCGAAGCCCTGACCCACGTGGCCCGGTGGGCCTGGCATGCCCTCAACGGGCCGCTGCCGCTGCCGGATGGCACCGCCGCCGTCCTGGCCCAGGCCGGCCACGTGCTCCGGGAATTGGCTTTCCTGACCCCGTACCCCGGCCGGCAGGATCTCCTGAACGGCTCCATGGACGTGCTCTTCCAGTGGCAGGGGCGCGCGTACGTCCTGGACTGGAAAACCGACCGATCCCCGGCCTTCGACCCGGAAACCCTCGGGGCGGCGGTGCAGGAGAAATACCGCCTCCAGCTCATGGCCTACACCGTCACCGCCTGCCGTTTCCTGGGCTTTGGGGACGAGGCCACGTACGAGGCCGGCTTCGGCGGCTTCCTCTACGTCTTCCTCCGCGGGCTCCCGGAGGAGGGCGTGTGGACCACCCGCCCCACCTGGACCCAGGTCCAGCGGTGGGAGGACGAGCTGCGCCGCCTGGACGTGGAGTCCCTGATCCCCGCCCACGCCGGAGGAGGCCGCCATGCCTGA